From a single Trachemys scripta elegans isolate TJP31775 chromosome 17, CAS_Tse_1.0, whole genome shotgun sequence genomic region:
- the MIGA2 gene encoding mitoguardin 2 isoform X1, with protein sequence MFPLTDGSLRLRTDDEDSLTSEDSFFSAAELIDSLQIGKIPFQLSKPAAAYEEALQLVKEGSVSCRTLRTELLGCYHDQDFLAKLHCVRQAFQALLQDESNQLFFGEVGKQMVTGLMTKAEKNPKGFLASYEEMLHYALKQDTWPTTQRELEGRGVVCMNFFDIVLDFILMDAFEDLENPPSSVLAVLRNRWLSDSFKETALATACWSVLKAKRRLLMVPDGFISHFYSVSEHVSPVLAFGFLGPKQQLSEVCGFFKHQIVQYLKDMFDLDNVRYTTVQLLAEDILQLSRRRSEILLGYLGSETTPEMNGTLSSENGPLEELN encoded by the exons ATGTTTCCCCTGACAGATGGGTCACTGAGACTTCGGACAGATGACGAAGACAGTTTGACTTCTGAGGACTCCTTCTTTTCTGCTGCAGAG CTCATTGACTCCCTCCAGATTGGGAAAATACCTTTTCAACTTTCCAAGCCAGCAGCTGCATACGAAGAAGCTCTACAGTTGGTGAAAGAAGGGAGCGTTTCATGCAGAACACTAAG GACAGAGCTTCTAGGCTGCTACCATGATCAGGATTTCCTGGCAAAGCTCCACTGTGTCAGGCAGGCCTTCCAG GCCCTTCTGCAGGATGAGAGCAACCAGTTGTTTTTTGGAGAGGTTGGAAAGCAGATGGTGACAGGACTAATGACAAAGGCTGAGAAG AACCCCAAAGGTTTTCTGGCAAGCTATGAGGAGATGCTACATTACGCACTGAAGCAAGATACCTGGCCAACCACTCAGCGGGAGCTGGAAGGACGAGGG GTGGTGTGCATGAATTTCTTTGATATTGTGCTGGACTTCATTCTCATGGATGCTTTTGAGGACCTAGAGaaccctccctcctctgtcctagCCGTCCTGCGCAACCGCTGGCTCTCAGACAGCTTCAAGGAGACG GCCCTAGCGACTGCCTGCTGGTCAGTTCTGAAAGCAAAGAGGAGGCTTCTAATG GTACCAGATGGCTTTATCTCTCATTTCTACTCCGTATCGGAGCACGTCAGTCCTGTTCTAGCCTTTGGTTTTCTGGGGCCCAAACAGCAGCTGTCTGAGGTCTGTGGTTTCTTCAAG CACCAGATAGTGCAATATTTGAAGGACATGTTTGACCTGGACAATGTGAGATACACAACAGTGCAATTGCTGGCAGAAGACATTCTGCAGCTGTCACGACGGCGCAGTGAGATCCTCCTGGGATATTTGGGTAGTGAGACGACCCCAGAGATGAATGGGACACTGTCCAGTGAAAATGGACCCCTGGAGGAGCTCAACTAA
- the DOLPP1 gene encoding dolichyldiphosphatase 1, translated as MAAVGECSLPAPWRPVSLTHVEYLAGDFSGQLLAYLSLCPIFIIVGFVTLIIFKRELHTISFLGGLAFNEGVNWLIKNIIREPRPCEEAHSTVTTKYGMPSSHSQFMWFFSVYSFLFLYLRMHQTNNARFLDLLWRHVLSICLVTVAFLVSYSRVYLLYHTWSQVLYGGVAGSIMAIAWFAFTQEILTPLFPRIAAWPASEFFLIRDTSLIPNILWFEYTVTRAEARNRQRKLGTKLQ; from the exons ATGGCCGCAGTCGGAGAGTGCTcgctccctgctccctggcggCCGGTCTCCCTCACCCATGTCGAGTATCTTGCAG GTGATTTCTCTGGTCAGCTCTTAGCCTACTTGAGTCTCTGTCCAATTTTCATCATAGTCGGCTTTGTTACACTCATCATATTCAAGAGAGAGCTTCATACG ATATCTTTCTTAGGGGGGCTGGCATTCAATGAAGGAGTGAACTGGCTAATAAAGAATATTATCCGTGAGCCACGGCCCTGTGAAG aAGCCCATTCAACGGTGACTACAAAATACGGGATGCCATCCAGTCACTCTCAGTTCATGTGGTTTTTCTCTGTTTACTCGTTCCTGTTTCTTTATTTAAG AATGCACCAAACAAACAATGCCAGGTTTCTGGATTTATTGTGGCGACATGTCCTGTCCATCTGCCTTGTCACAGTGGCCTTTCTAGTCTCATATAGTAG GGTCTATCTGCTCTACCACACCTGGAGCCAGGTCTTATACGGAGGTGTTGCAGGAAGCATCATGGCCATAGCCTGGTTTGCGTTCACACAGGAGATCTTAACTCCTTTGTTCCCAAGGATAGCTGCATG GCCAGCTTCAGAGTTCTTTTTAATCAGAGATACCAGCCTCATTCCCAACATCCTGTGGTTTGAATACACAGTCACCAGAGCAGAGGCAAG AAACAGACAGCGCAAGCTAGGTACGAAGCTCCAGTGA